A window from Athalia rosae chromosome 5, iyAthRosa1.1, whole genome shotgun sequence encodes these proteins:
- the LOC125501160 gene encoding gustatory receptor 68a-like isoform X3 yields MYGTRRAVRKSNGCSNMHIVSLYYVAKISGLAPFSFRDDKVSRGSPSDKIYSLVFAALALPISVVVPALFPASAVTAVSEIAELTESFLWYLGFFGGVIPVATFASKEGIIVEIIKTLTKVQEIIHRSKMRNDDRHKSRVLAIQIGLAIFGFLCLNCGAAIAYWYSILDFWTLGVIVTTYLYCFTPHLVIIIFLNVLSFVENYLKELNNGLMNFCQPDRDLTLVRFRGDRIENFLEPRTGHETTEIEILLEIEFVYHKLLNVIEQIMELFSLPILLTVGYYFLNLLFCCFYIFTTYVNLSKLSATATYQVIGRIFWITLYFLELFAIARVCSSVQNTGKATAIILHKVWLKSHHNKMLDEIQMLSLQLLQRPLTISAFGFFSLDYSYLYKIFCAMVAYFVIMVQLDSSKSEPSALQHQPSTWNVTIPI; encoded by the exons ATGTACGGAACACGTCGCGCAGTAAGAAAGTCAAACGGCTGTTCGAACATGCACATCGTTTCCCTCTACTATGTGGCAAAGATCTCGGGATTGGCGCCGTTTTCATTCAGGGACGACAAAGTTTCTCGCGGCTCGCCGTCCGACAAGATATATTCCCTCGTGTTCGCCGCGCTCGCTCTACCGATTTCCGTAGTAGTGCCGGCGTTATTTCCCGCCTCGGCCGTTACCGCCGTCTCAGAGATCGCCGAGTTGACCGAGAGTTTTTTGTGGTACTTGGGCTTCTTCGGGGGGGTTATACCCGTGGCGACGTTCGCCAGTAAGGAAGGAATTATCGTGGAAATCATAAAGACGTTGACCAAGGTCCAGGAGATTATCCACCGTTCGAAGATGCGAAACGACGACCGACACAAGTCGAGAGTGCTCGCGATTCAAATCGGACTCGCGATATTCGGCTTCTTGTGCCTCAACTGCGGTGCGGCCATTGCATATTGGTACAGCATACTCGATTTCTGGACTCTGGGCGTCATCGTGACGACCTACTTGTATTGTTTCACTCCTCATTTGgtgatcatcatttttttgaacGTATTATCTTTCGTAGAAAATTATCTCAAAGAGCTGAACAACGGACTGATGAACTTTTGCCAACCGGACCGTGATTTGACTTTGGTTCGGTTTCGCGGCGACAGAATCGAGAATTTTCTAGAACCGAGGACTGGCCACGAAACGACGGAAATCGAGATTCTCTTAGAGATCGAGTTCGTTTACCACAAACTTCTGAACGTTATCGAACAAATCATGGAGTTATTCTCTTTGCCGATATTGTTGACGGTCGgctattattttttgaacctTTTGTTCTGTTGCTTTTACATATTCACCACTTATGTGAATCTCTCGAAACTGAGCGCCACGGCTACTTATCAGGTGATCGGACGAATCTTTTGGATCACGTTGTACTTCTTGGAGTTGTTCGCCATCGCGAGAGTTTGTAGTTCGGTTCAGAATACG GGGAAAGCTACAGCGATTATATTGCACAAGGTCTGGTTAAAAAGTCATCACAATAAAATGTTGGACGAG ATTCAGATGCTCTCTCTCCAGCTTCTACAGAGACCACTGACGATATCGGCCTTCGGTTTTTTCTCCTTGGATTATTCTTACCTCTACAAG ATTTTCTGCGCCATGGTGGCCTACTTCGTGATCATGGTGCAACTGGATTCTTCGAAATCGGAGCCCTCCGCGCTCCAGCACCAACCGAGCACTTGGAACGTAACGATCCCGATTTGA
- the LOC125501160 gene encoding uncharacterized protein LOC125501160 isoform X1, with translation MLISSNVYAKFLYFLVKISGMAPFVLENNRVYSFSWKHLIFSTFHVVLCVSRFIEHVLNRSNLKFTDQTVMIQLSNTITAHVSNFGSALFPLIFLLKREKLVKLLRAIQKADDLLVDLGVEQNYERYFRPRAIGVGLTSFFIVTYAYGCAVYWYRSQEIDYRGSLLSLALIFCPFTFLVSHHGVLLFANAVDFLRIRYEQLNGVLRDICSPERPPNDPKRSGFSGRGCGRSRVLPAEVNGEIYIKTTLETERHRRQEFRKIGQLSHHLHDLTEQLVDLFSLLIIVSVAHYSAACLTISYQCFVLAVISYDACDSKTVYQLLSILWWLFVVFVELFYIAIACSRIQRKVRNRYCTSFSYCPINFCIILKIIVKSIPLLQAAGTALTLHEMWIKHHPVELKNEIQMLSLQLLQRPLTISAFGFFSLDYSYLYKIFCAMVAYFVIMVQLDSSKSEPSALQHQPSTWNVTIPI, from the exons ATGTTGATCAGTTCGAACGTGTACGctaaatttttatactttctGGTAAAGATCTCCGGAATGGCTCCCTTCGTACTGGAAAATAACAGAGTGTACTCATTCTCATGGAAACACCTGATTTTCTCCACGTTTCACGTCGTACTGTGCGTTTCTCGTTTCATCGAACACGTTTTGAACAGatcgaatttaaaattcaccgaTCAGACGGTAATGATACAGCTGAGCAACACCATAACCGCTCACGTTTCCAACTTCGGCAGCGCTCTGTTCCCCCTGATATTTTTgctgaagagagaaaagcttGTGAAATTATTACGAGCTATCCAGAAGGCGGACGATCTGCTCGTCGACCTGGGGGTCGAACAAAATTACGAACGGTACTTCAGACCTCGCGCGATCGGCGTTGGTCTGACGTCCTTCTTCATCGTGACATACGCCTACGGATGCGCCGTTTATTGGTACAGATCGCAGGAAATCGATTATCGCGGATCACTGCTCTCATTGGCGCTGATATTCTGTCCCTTCACATTTCTGGTCAGCCATCACGGTGTACTTTTGTTCGCGAACGCCGTCGACTTTTTACGAATAAGATACGAACAACTGAACGGCGTACTTCGCGACATCTGTTCGCCCGAACGACCGCCGAACGATCCGAAGCGATCGGGTTTCTCCGGGCGCGGGTGCGGGCGATCCAGAGTTCTTCCGGCGGAAGTTAACGGCGAAATCTACATAAAAACCACGCTTGAAACGGAACGGCATCGTCGCCAGGAGTTCAGAAAAATTGGTCAACTTTCCCACCATCTTCACGATCTGACCGAGCAGCTGGTAGATCTGTTTTCGCTACTGATCATCGTGAGTGTCGCACATTACAGCGCGGCATGTTTGACGATCAGCTATCAGTGCTTCGTTCTTGCCGTGATTTCGTACGACGCATGTGATTCGAAAACTGTTTACCAACTGCTCAGCATTTTGTGGTGGCTGTTCGTGGTATTCGTCGAACTTTTTTACATAGCGATCGCGTGTTCGCGGATCCAGAGGAAGGTGAGAAATCGTTATTGTACCAGCTTCTCGTATTGCCCGAtcaatttttgtattattttgaaaattattgtaaaatcgATTCCGTTGCTTCAGGCCGCGGGCACGGCATTGACGCTCCATGAAATGTGGATCAAGCACCATCCCGTCGAACTGAAGAATGAG ATTCAGATGCTCTCTCTCCAGCTTCTACAGAGACCACTGACGATATCGGCCTTCGGTTTTTTCTCCTTGGATTATTCTTACCTCTACAAG ATTTTCTGCGCCATGGTGGCCTACTTCGTGATCATGGTGCAACTGGATTCTTCGAAATCGGAGCCCTCCGCGCTCCAGCACCAACCGAGCACTTGGAACGTAACGATCCCGATTTGA
- the LOC125501160 gene encoding uncharacterized protein LOC125501160 isoform X2: MLISSNVYAKFLYFLVKISGMAPFVLENNRVYSFSWKHLIFSTFHVVLCVSRFIEHVLNRSNLKFTDQTVMIQLSNTITAHVSNFGSALFPLIFLLKREKLVKLLRAIQKADDLLVDLGVEQNYERYFRPRAIGVGLTSFFIVTYAYGCAVYWYRSQEIDYRGSLLSLALIFCPFTFLVSHHGVLLFANAVDFLRIRYEQLNGVLRDICSPERPPNDPKRSGFSGRGCGRSRVLPAEVNGEIYIKTTLETERHRRQEFRKIGQLSHHLHDLTEQLVDLFSLLIIVSVAHYSAACLTISYQCFVLAVISYDACDSKTVYQLLSILWWLFVVFVELFYIAIACSRIQRKAAGTALTLHEMWIKHHPVELKNEIQMLSLQLLQRPLTISAFGFFSLDYSYLYKIFCAMVAYFVIMVQLDSSKSEPSALQHQPSTWNVTIPI; this comes from the exons ATGTTGATCAGTTCGAACGTGTACGctaaatttttatactttctGGTAAAGATCTCCGGAATGGCTCCCTTCGTACTGGAAAATAACAGAGTGTACTCATTCTCATGGAAACACCTGATTTTCTCCACGTTTCACGTCGTACTGTGCGTTTCTCGTTTCATCGAACACGTTTTGAACAGatcgaatttaaaattcaccgaTCAGACGGTAATGATACAGCTGAGCAACACCATAACCGCTCACGTTTCCAACTTCGGCAGCGCTCTGTTCCCCCTGATATTTTTgctgaagagagaaaagcttGTGAAATTATTACGAGCTATCCAGAAGGCGGACGATCTGCTCGTCGACCTGGGGGTCGAACAAAATTACGAACGGTACTTCAGACCTCGCGCGATCGGCGTTGGTCTGACGTCCTTCTTCATCGTGACATACGCCTACGGATGCGCCGTTTATTGGTACAGATCGCAGGAAATCGATTATCGCGGATCACTGCTCTCATTGGCGCTGATATTCTGTCCCTTCACATTTCTGGTCAGCCATCACGGTGTACTTTTGTTCGCGAACGCCGTCGACTTTTTACGAATAAGATACGAACAACTGAACGGCGTACTTCGCGACATCTGTTCGCCCGAACGACCGCCGAACGATCCGAAGCGATCGGGTTTCTCCGGGCGCGGGTGCGGGCGATCCAGAGTTCTTCCGGCGGAAGTTAACGGCGAAATCTACATAAAAACCACGCTTGAAACGGAACGGCATCGTCGCCAGGAGTTCAGAAAAATTGGTCAACTTTCCCACCATCTTCACGATCTGACCGAGCAGCTGGTAGATCTGTTTTCGCTACTGATCATCGTGAGTGTCGCACATTACAGCGCGGCATGTTTGACGATCAGCTATCAGTGCTTCGTTCTTGCCGTGATTTCGTACGACGCATGTGATTCGAAAACTGTTTACCAACTGCTCAGCATTTTGTGGTGGCTGTTCGTGGTATTCGTCGAACTTTTTTACATAGCGATCGCGTGTTCGCGGATCCAGAGGAAG GCCGCGGGCACGGCATTGACGCTCCATGAAATGTGGATCAAGCACCATCCCGTCGAACTGAAGAATGAG ATTCAGATGCTCTCTCTCCAGCTTCTACAGAGACCACTGACGATATCGGCCTTCGGTTTTTTCTCCTTGGATTATTCTTACCTCTACAAG ATTTTCTGCGCCATGGTGGCCTACTTCGTGATCATGGTGCAACTGGATTCTTCGAAATCGGAGCCCTCCGCGCTCCAGCACCAACCGAGCACTTGGAACGTAACGATCCCGATTTGA